The Muntiacus reevesi chromosome 10, mMunRee1.1, whole genome shotgun sequence genome has a segment encoding these proteins:
- the LOC136176320 gene encoding olfactory receptor 13F1-like, translating to MFRANLTSVTMFFFLGFSHYPKVEIIIFVLCLLMYLITLLGNMILISITILDSHLHTPMYFFLSNLSCLDIWYTSSAFPPMLINFVSGENTISFLGCAAQMYFSLAMGSTECVLLSMMAYDRYVAICNPLRYPIIINKRVCVRIAAGSWVTGCFTALVETVSVLQLSLCGNSVINHFACEILAVLKLVCVDTSKVQLIMLVFTILLVPMPMLLICISYAFILSNILRISSVDGRSKAFSTCAAHLSVVVLFYGTALSMYLKPSAIDSKEIDKFIALVYGALTPMLNPIIYSLRNKEVKAAVKKLLSKHIHLYNLQHYPENCKIGGIN from the exons ATGTTCCGGGCAAATCTGACATCTGTAACAATGTTTTTCTTCCTGGGATTTTCCCACTACCCCAAAGTTGAGATCATCATATTTGTGCTGTGTTTGCTGATGTACCTGATCACCTTGCTGGGAAATATGATTCTGATCTCCATCACTATCTTGGATTCCCACCTACACACAcctatgtacttcttcctcagcaaTCTCTCCTGTTTAGATATCTGGTACACCTCTTCTGCTTTCCCTCCAATGCTGATAAACTTTGTGTCAGGGGAAAACACCATCTCATTCTTAGGATGTGCTGCTCAGATGTACTTCTCTCTGGCCATGGGCTCCACTGAGTGTGTGCTCCTGTCTATGATGGCGTATGACCgatatgtggccatctgcaacccTCTAAGGTACCCCATTATCATAAACAAGAGGGTTTGTGTGAGGATTGCGGCAGGCTCCTGGGTGACAGGCTGCTTCACTGCCctggtggaaacagtgtctgtgTTGCAGTTGTCTCTATGTGGTAATAGTGTCATCAATCATTTTGCTTGTGAGATTCTTGCTGTCTTAAAACTGGTTTGTGTGGACACTTCCAAAGTGCAGTTAATCATGCTGGTATTCACCATACTTCTTGTTCCCATGCCAATGCTCCTAATTTGTATCTCTTATGCATTCATCCTCTCCAACATCCTGAGAATCAGCTCAGTGGATGGTCGAAGCAAAGCCTTTTCAACATGTGCGGCCCACCTGTCTGTGGTTGTTTTGTTCTATGGGACAGCTCTTTCCATGTACCTGAAGCCCTCAGCTATAGATTCAAAGGAAATAGATAAATTTATAGCTTTGGTATATGGTGCATTAACCCCAATGTTGAATCCTATCATCTACAGTCTACGAAACAAAGAGGTGAAAGCAGCTGTGAAAAAACTGCT GAGCAAGCACATTCATCTGTATAATCTCCAACATTATCCAGAAAACTGCAAAATAGGTGGAATAAACTAA